A stretch of Methanobrevibacter sp. YE315 DNA encodes these proteins:
- a CDS encoding transglutaminase domain-containing protein yields the protein MNKQLLLTLLMVFTVLLSVSAVSASEISVTDSHTANLVDDTTDVSVPMEKIADSSVLSVSSVSNVDNDSSKVSLSSKEVLGSDYSNTLSTNSESNDLNDTIGVAFASGEGKISSGISDSIKAKDVTKYYKGSTPFSATFYDSNGNVLANRNVKITACGVDHTVKTNSRGIASLGIHEKPGTYQIISVNPVTGYKLTNTFKILSTISAADVSKVYADTRSFEATFVDSNGKPIANQNVKFNVNGKTYTVKTNANGLATQSLSNLPGGTFTMTSYNVDGLTKKNTIKVYNHVDTKLVTNIYAFYAGDTANVQVKLLNSFGYAPTTGKLVTLTVDGKKYSAKTNANGIAKFTLPKLANGGYVATYAFAGDEHYRASSAQNKIYFLPTKTLSLNVDGKTVFGKGSGSSFAVKLTSGDVPISNQYINFIVKGQTFIKVKTNSKGIASIPINLDVGRHTIKYSFNGTSDMKAVTGDTVVTVKERAETRIIWKSDSTFDVGTQQFKVALKNTDGVGIAKKTITLTVNSKTYTATTNSNGFATFNVNLPAGTYTVTYKFSAAGDEDYSGRTGTTKVTVKKKKETRILWKSATSFNTGTQQFKVALKNTEGIGIAKKVIALTVKSKTYTATTNSEGIATFNVNLPAGTYTVTYKFDGTKDSTYSGRTGTVKVTVKQKAETRILWKSATTFNTGTQQFKVALKTANGVGIAKKSITLTVNSNTYTAITNSEGIATFNVNLPAGSYTVSYKFDGTSDPNYSGRTGTTTIKVARKSLSGYGYWVFGADMRNVDLGSLASKGTTDIFLNYAAISKHGQSSVESWIASANKVGINVHIWMQAFYDGSWINPVKNGQPNTAYFNTKINEAKNYAKIKGVAGIHFDYLRYPGNAYKTSGGAAAVTQFAKQAASAIHAVNPNLIVSCAVMPETTSNVYYYGQDHAQLSKYMDVIIPMIYKGNYNQNSKWIATTTKWFVDNSNGAVIWSGLQGYVSDDDVSKLPVSQLKTDAQNALNGKAKGVVVFRWGVTNFIDFKSIDGDSDTSTSLTLAKIVAAATTLSNNIKSVDSIPTKVTIDGVDYSMPRFLYLMTRAVANINQGKTSAIDLVPASAPANPSGISNEATLSKADYVDVAQRVANFIVNNELAPNYASSTVGTIKYQSLVDTFARVLASYKANNKLPTSIKVNPTSRPSPSPEPVPPSGETVALKDIISAAGVIKTYYEKNTKLPSSVEVGSLKVTMQKFLYLLTKAVCQLDESNTGAVPLVTKILAPDSPSGDEIGSATLPRAGYVNTASNVASYIEKNNQAPNFASSDVGNIIFTELVDAYARIVAFYGSNKELPTYVTVRYSEGGSVDPVDEKGTGLNEKNTITNLKPYLVATTNCQVNNTSIKNIVDSLTKGLTSDYDIANALYKYVRDSISYSFYYDTRYGAVGTLNAKTGNCVDQAHLLVAMARTAGLPARYVHGTCHFSSGSTYGHVWAQILVGDMWTLSDPTSSRNSFGNVVNWNTNSFSLHSITSSIEF from the coding sequence TTGAACAAACAATTATTACTCACATTGCTAATGGTGTTCACTGTATTGTTGTCAGTCAGTGCCGTTTCAGCAAGTGAGATAAGTGTTACAGATTCGCATACTGCTAACTTAGTAGATGACACAACAGATGTCTCAGTCCCAATGGAGAAAATCGCTGATTCATCAGTGCTTTCTGTATCTAGTGTTTCAAATGTTGATAATGATTCATCTAAAGTTTCTCTATCAAGTAAAGAAGTTTTAGGATCTGATTATTCAAATACTTTATCAACTAACTCGGAAAGTAATGATTTAAATGATACTATTGGGGTTGCCTTTGCTTCTGGTGAAGGTAAAATTTCTTCAGGTATTTCAGATAGTATCAAAGCAAAAGATGTTACTAAATATTATAAGGGAAGCACTCCTTTTAGTGCAACATTTTATGACAGTAACGGTAATGTTTTAGCAAATAGAAATGTTAAAATTACTGCATGTGGTGTTGACCATACCGTAAAAACAAATTCAAGAGGGATTGCTTCATTAGGTATTCACGAAAAACCAGGAACATATCAGATTATTTCAGTAAATCCGGTAACTGGTTATAAATTAACTAATACATTTAAAATTTTATCTACAATTAGTGCTGCTGACGTATCTAAAGTATACGCTGATACAAGGAGTTTCGAAGCAACATTTGTTGATAGTAATGGTAAACCAATAGCTAATCAAAATGTTAAGTTTAATGTCAATGGTAAAACATATACTGTAAAAACCAATGCTAATGGTTTGGCCACACAATCATTATCCAATCTCCCAGGTGGTACTTTTACTATGACCTCTTATAATGTCGACGGTTTGACTAAGAAAAATACTATTAAAGTATATAATCATGTCGATACTAAGTTGGTCACCAATATTTACGCATTCTATGCGGGCGATACTGCTAACGTTCAAGTTAAATTGCTCAATTCCTTCGGTTATGCACCCACTACAGGCAAATTAGTTACTTTAACTGTAGATGGAAAAAAATATAGTGCAAAAACTAATGCTAACGGTATTGCAAAATTCACTTTACCTAAATTAGCTAACGGAGGATATGTTGCAACATATGCCTTTGCAGGCGATGAACATTACAGAGCATCTAGCGCTCAGAATAAAATTTATTTCCTTCCAACCAAAACTTTATCCCTCAATGTTGATGGAAAAACTGTGTTTGGTAAAGGATCAGGTTCTTCATTTGCAGTGAAATTGACTTCTGGTGATGTACCGATTTCAAATCAGTATATTAATTTCATTGTTAAAGGTCAAACATTCATTAAAGTTAAGACCAATAGTAAAGGTATTGCATCCATACCAATTAATTTGGATGTTGGTAGACACACCATCAAATATTCTTTCAACGGCACCTCTGATATGAAGGCCGTTACTGGTGATACTGTAGTCACTGTCAAAGAGAGAGCTGAAACTAGAATTATTTGGAAAAGCGATTCTACTTTCGATGTGGGAACCCAACAGTTTAAAGTTGCATTAAAAAATACTGACGGTGTGGGTATTGCTAAAAAGACAATTACTTTGACTGTTAATTCTAAAACTTATACTGCAACCACTAATTCAAATGGTTTTGCTACATTCAATGTAAACCTTCCTGCAGGCACATATACTGTTACATACAAGTTCAGTGCTGCTGGTGATGAAGATTATTCTGGACGTACCGGTACTACAAAAGTCACTGTTAAGAAGAAGAAAGAAACTAGGATTCTTTGGAAGAGTGCTACTTCTTTCAATACAGGAACCCAACAATTTAAAGTTGCATTGAAAAATACTGAAGGTATAGGCATAGCTAAAAAAGTCATTGCTTTGACTGTTAAATCAAAAACTTATACTGCAACCACTAATTCAGAGGGTATTGCTACATTCAATGTAAACCTTCCTGCTGGTACTTATACTGTTACATACAAGTTTGACGGTACTAAAGATTCGACTTATTCCGGACGTACAGGTACAGTTAAAGTCACTGTTAAGCAGAAAGCTGAAACCAGGATTCTTTGGAAGAGTGCTACTACTTTCAATACTGGAACCCAACAATTTAAAGTTGCATTGAAAACTGCTAATGGTGTGGGTATAGCTAAGAAATCTATTACTTTGACAGTCAATTCCAATACTTATACTGCAATCACTAATTCAGAGGGTATTGCTACATTCAATGTAAACCTTCCTGCTGGTTCTTATACTGTTTCATACAAGTTTGACGGTACTAGTGATCCAAATTATTCCGGACGTACAGGTACTACTACAATAAAAGTTGCTAGAAAATCTCTTAGCGGATACGGATATTGGGTATTCGGTGCAGACATGAGAAATGTCGATTTAGGCAGTTTAGCATCTAAAGGAACTACTGATATTTTCTTAAACTATGCAGCTATTAGCAAACATGGTCAATCAAGTGTTGAATCATGGATTGCAAGTGCAAACAAAGTAGGAATCAATGTTCATATTTGGATGCAAGCATTTTATGACGGCTCATGGATAAACCCAGTTAAAAATGGTCAACCTAACACTGCTTACTTCAATACAAAGATTAATGAAGCAAAAAATTATGCTAAAATTAAAGGTGTAGCAGGAATTCACTTTGATTATTTAAGATATCCCGGTAATGCTTATAAAACTAGTGGCGGTGCTGCAGCTGTTACCCAATTTGCAAAACAAGCTGCTAGTGCTATTCATGCTGTTAATCCAAATCTTATAGTTTCATGTGCAGTAATGCCGGAAACTACCAGTAATGTTTATTATTACGGTCAGGACCATGCTCAACTAAGTAAATATATGGATGTTATTATTCCAATGATTTACAAAGGAAATTATAATCAAAATTCAAAATGGATTGCCACAACTACCAAATGGTTTGTAGATAATTCAAATGGTGCTGTGATTTGGTCAGGTTTACAAGGATATGTATCTGATGATGATGTTTCTAAATTACCTGTTTCCCAATTAAAAACCGATGCGCAAAATGCATTAAACGGTAAAGCAAAAGGAGTTGTTGTATTCAGATGGGGTGTAACTAACTTTATTGATTTTAAGTCAATAGATGGTGATAGTGATACCTCAACTTCATTAACTCTTGCAAAGATTGTAGCAGCTGCAACTACATTAAGTAACAATATCAAATCTGTGGATTCCATTCCAACAAAAGTTACTATTGATGGAGTAGATTACTCTATGCCAAGATTCCTATACTTAATGACCAGAGCTGTTGCTAATATTAATCAAGGTAAGACTTCGGCTATTGATTTAGTCCCAGCTTCCGCTCCTGCAAATCCGTCTGGAATCAGTAATGAGGCAACTTTATCTAAGGCAGACTATGTTGATGTTGCACAAAGAGTAGCAAACTTCATTGTAAATAATGAGCTAGCTCCAAATTATGCTAGTTCAACTGTAGGTACAATTAAATATCAATCTTTAGTTGATACATTTGCTAGAGTTTTAGCATCATATAAAGCAAATAATAAATTGCCAACTTCTATTAAGGTTAATCCTACTTCAAGACCTTCTCCCAGTCCAGAGCCTGTCCCTCCCTCTGGTGAAACAGTAGCTCTTAAGGATATAATATCCGCTGCTGGTGTAATCAAAACTTACTATGAGAAAAATACTAAATTACCCAGTTCAGTAGAGGTTGGTAGTTTAAAAGTTACAATGCAGAAATTTTTGTACTTGTTAACTAAAGCCGTTTGCCAACTTGATGAATCCAATACTGGAGCTGTTCCTCTTGTTACTAAGATTTTGGCACCAGATTCTCCATCTGGAGATGAAATTGGTTCAGCAACCTTGCCTAGAGCAGGATATGTTAATACTGCTTCAAATGTAGCTAGTTACATTGAAAAGAATAATCAAGCACCTAACTTCGCTTCATCTGATGTGGGTAACATTATCTTCACAGAATTGGTCGATGCATATGCACGTATCGTAGCATTTTATGGAAGTAATAAAGAATTACCTACCTATGTAACAGTCCGTTACTCCGAAGGAGGATCCGTTGATCCTGTTGATGAAAAGGGTACTGGTTTAAATGAGAAAAATACAATCACTAATTTGAAACCATATTTAGTGGCTACTACTAACTGTCAAGTAAATAACACTAGTATCAAGAATATAGTTGATTCATTAACTAAAGGATTAACTTCAGATTATGATATTGCTAATGCATTATATAAATATGTAAGAGATTCCATTAGTTATTCCTTCTATTATGATACTAGGTACGGTGCTGTAGGTACATTAAATGCAAAAACTGGAAATTGTGTTGATCAAGCACATTTATTAGTGGCTATGGCTAGAACTGCTGGTTTGCCTGCTAGATATGTTCATGGTACATGCCACTTCAGTAGTGGAAGTACTTATGGTCACGTATGGGCTCAAATCTTAGTTGGTGATATGTGGACACTCTCAGATCCGACCAGTTCAAGAAATTCATTTGGAAATGTAGTAAATTGGAATACAAATTCATTTTCATTACATTCAATTACTTCAAGTATTGAATTCTAA
- the thsA gene encoding thermosome subunit alpha, with product MANQPIFILPEGTERYSKRDALRMNITAAKVLSGIVRTTLGPKGMDKMLVNSLGDVTVTNDGATIMSEMDIAQPAARMLVETAKKQEDIVGDGTTSVVVIAGELLAKAEELLEDGIATSVVVKGYRNATEKAVELLKEIAMDADDKETLKKVAVTAMSGKGSDYAKEHLADLVVEAALRIEEDGKSDIDNINIQRVSGDSVEDSFLAEGIVIDKAPVSKSMPKDVKDAKIAIMKYPIELKDMNTDTKIDITSPEQFELFLNNEEQMIKDLVAKIIDSGANVLFCQKGIDDMAEHYLRKAGIMTYKRVKKSDMERIEKATGAKLVTDIEDLSADKLGTAGHVYLDKIFDHELTFIEECDNPKASSIVLRGSTRYVTEQISRAIDDALGVVAATIEEGKVLIGGGACEIDLVKQLRDYGESVSGREQLAILKYAEALEVIPRTLIENAGLDTINLIADLKAAHEESNVIGINVFTGEVEDMKEAGVIEPLRVKIQALQSAGAASEMILRIDDMIAARNALNSTGPDESGNDNSGMPPAPGMGGMPPMM from the coding sequence ATGGCAAATCAACCAATTTTTATCCTTCCGGAAGGGACTGAAAGATATTCAAAAAGAGATGCTTTAAGAATGAATATCACAGCAGCAAAAGTTTTATCAGGTATTGTTAGAACTACATTAGGTCCTAAAGGTATGGATAAAATGTTAGTTAATTCATTAGGTGATGTAACCGTAACTAATGACGGTGCAACCATCATGAGTGAAATGGATATTGCACAGCCTGCAGCTAGAATGCTTGTAGAAACAGCTAAAAAACAAGAGGATATCGTCGGAGATGGAACCACCTCTGTTGTTGTAATCGCAGGTGAATTATTGGCTAAAGCTGAAGAATTATTGGAAGACGGAATTGCAACTTCTGTTGTTGTAAAAGGATACAGAAATGCAACTGAAAAAGCAGTTGAACTTTTAAAAGAAATAGCTATGGATGCTGATGATAAAGAAACCCTTAAAAAAGTTGCTGTTACTGCAATGAGTGGTAAAGGTTCAGATTACGCTAAAGAACATTTGGCAGACCTTGTTGTTGAAGCTGCATTAAGAATCGAAGAAGACGGCAAATCTGACATTGACAATATCAACATTCAAAGAGTATCTGGAGATTCTGTTGAAGATTCATTCTTGGCTGAAGGAATTGTTATTGATAAGGCTCCTGTATCTAAAAGCATGCCTAAAGATGTTAAAGATGCAAAAATTGCTATCATGAAATATCCTATTGAATTAAAAGACATGAATACTGATACTAAAATCGACATTACCAGTCCTGAACAATTTGAATTATTCTTGAACAATGAAGAACAAATGATTAAAGATTTAGTGGCCAAAATTATTGATTCCGGTGCTAATGTGTTATTCTGTCAAAAAGGTATTGATGACATGGCAGAACATTACTTAAGAAAAGCAGGAATCATGACTTATAAAAGAGTTAAAAAATCTGATATGGAAAGAATTGAAAAAGCTACTGGTGCAAAACTCGTAACTGACATTGAAGATTTATCAGCTGATAAATTAGGTACTGCTGGTCACGTATATCTTGATAAAATATTTGATCATGAATTGACTTTCATTGAAGAATGTGACAATCCTAAAGCTTCTTCCATCGTATTAAGAGGAAGTACCCGTTATGTGACTGAACAAATTTCCAGAGCTATTGATGATGCTTTAGGTGTAGTTGCAGCTACTATCGAAGAAGGCAAAGTTCTCATCGGTGGTGGAGCTTGTGAAATTGATTTGGTAAAACAGTTAAGAGATTACGGTGAATCTGTAAGTGGAAGAGAGCAATTAGCTATTTTAAAATATGCTGAAGCTTTAGAAGTCATTCCAAGAACCTTAATCGAAAATGCAGGTTTGGACACTATCAACTTGATTGCTGATTTAAAAGCTGCTCACGAAGAATCCAATGTCATCGGAATCAATGTGTTCACTGGCGAAGTTGAAGATATGAAAGAAGCTGGAGTTATTGAACCTTTAAGAGTAAAAATCCAAGCTTTACAATCTGCTGGTGCTGCAAGTGAAATGATTTTAAGAATTGATGACATGATTGCAGCAAGAAACGCATTGAATTCAACCGGACCTGATGAGTCAGGAAATGATAACAGTGGTATGCCTCCTGCACCAGGTATGGGCGGAATGCCACCAATGATGTAA
- a CDS encoding DUF116 domain-containing protein, whose amino-acid sequence MVIESFYTFLGQLVVFLAILVVILFIVVFILGLFIAKKNQIKFPRFVLFVVDLLYSPFKTIANLLNLDEHLIDNIAIQVRDDVNKEKFKEIPAEKTLIFLPHCLRHRDCPATLQKEGLNCTECGLCSIGVIKKKAEPLGYKLYIVPGSSFVKKIVKENKFKAVLGVACHEDLNQMMMLLSDFCPQGVLLEKTGCYETKVNVKKVFEKIDSKY is encoded by the coding sequence TTGGTTATAGAATCATTTTATACATTTTTAGGACAATTAGTGGTTTTTTTAGCAATACTTGTTGTTATCCTATTCATTGTCGTGTTTATATTGGGTCTTTTTATTGCTAAAAAAAATCAGATAAAATTCCCTAGATTTGTATTGTTCGTAGTTGACTTATTATATTCACCCTTTAAAACAATAGCTAACCTATTAAATCTTGATGAACATCTTATCGATAATATTGCCATACAGGTCAGAGATGACGTTAATAAAGAAAAATTTAAAGAGATTCCTGCTGAAAAAACCTTAATATTCCTGCCACATTGTTTAAGGCATAGGGATTGTCCGGCAACACTTCAAAAAGAAGGCTTGAATTGTACTGAATGTGGATTATGTTCCATAGGTGTCATTAAGAAAAAAGCCGAACCTTTAGGTTATAAATTATATATTGTACCTGGATCAAGCTTTGTTAAAAAGATTGTTAAAGAAAACAAGTTTAAAGCCGTGCTTGGCGTGGCCTGCCATGAAGATTTAAACCAAATGATGATGCTTCTTTCTGACTTTTGTCCGCAAGGTGTTCTGCTTGAAAAAACAGGATGCTATGAAACTAAAGTGAATGTTAAAAAAGTATTTGAAAAAATAGATTCCAAATATTAA
- the hmgA gene encoding hydroxymethylglutaryl-CoA reductase (NADPH): MSNEEIINKLLNGEMKLYQVDKEVPAKQATDIRREFLERKFNIDLKNISNYTLDMERASARNIENSIGVLQLPMGVAGPLKINGEYCKREVFIPLATSEGALVASINRGASTITASGGANARVVSDIMTRAPAIKCEGVSDALNIKQWFIDNFDELKEIAESTTSHGKLIKIDPILIVGNYVYPRFVFSTGDSMGMNMVTIASEKILDKLAQETTATHLALSGNVCVDKKPAAINIVEGRGKSVIADILIPEDIVSKKLKTTAEAIVEVNTAKNLIGSAASGSMAFNAHYANMVAAIFLATGQDAAHVVEGSLGITTAENRNGDLYFSVNLPDLPVATVGGGTSLEVAQEGLNILGVAGSNKAREYAEIVACTVLAGELSLLGALAAGHLARAHQELGRG, encoded by the coding sequence ATGTCAAACGAAGAAATTATTAATAAATTGTTAAACGGCGAGATGAAACTTTATCAGGTTGATAAAGAAGTCCCAGCCAAACAGGCAACTGATATTAGAAGGGAATTTTTAGAAAGAAAATTCAACATAGATTTAAAGAACATTTCCAATTACACTCTTGATATGGAAAGGGCATCAGCAAGAAACATTGAAAATTCAATCGGTGTTCTACAGCTTCCAATGGGAGTTGCAGGCCCATTAAAAATCAATGGTGAATACTGCAAAAGGGAAGTGTTCATTCCTCTTGCAACATCTGAAGGAGCATTAGTCGCATCAATCAACAGAGGTGCTTCTACCATTACAGCTTCTGGTGGAGCAAATGCAAGAGTGGTGTCTGATATCATGACCCGTGCACCTGCCATTAAATGTGAAGGGGTTAGTGATGCATTAAATATCAAACAATGGTTTATTGATAATTTCGACGAGTTAAAAGAAATTGCAGAAAGTACAACTTCTCACGGTAAATTAATTAAAATTGATCCTATCTTAATTGTTGGAAACTATGTTTATCCTCGTTTTGTTTTCTCTACTGGGGACAGTATGGGGATGAATATGGTAACTATCGCTTCAGAAAAAATATTGGATAAATTAGCTCAAGAAACTACTGCAACTCACCTTGCATTAAGTGGTAATGTTTGTGTTGATAAAAAACCTGCTGCTATAAATATTGTTGAAGGAAGAGGAAAAAGCGTTATAGCAGACATATTGATTCCAGAAGATATAGTATCTAAAAAATTAAAGACTACTGCCGAAGCGATTGTTGAAGTGAATACAGCTAAAAATCTAATTGGTTCTGCTGCCTCAGGCAGTATGGCATTCAATGCTCATTATGCAAATATGGTTGCAGCAATATTTTTAGCAACCGGCCAGGATGCGGCTCATGTTGTTGAAGGATCATTGGGCATTACAACAGCAGAAAATAGAAATGGAGATTTATATTTTTCAGTTAACTTGCCTGATTTGCCTGTAGCTACTGTTGGTGGAGGAACAAGTCTTGAAGTAGCTCAGGAAGGATTGAATATTTTAGGCGTTGCAGGTTCAAATAAAGCTCGTGAATATGCAGAGATTGTTGCATGTACTGTTTTAGCTGGAGAATTATCTTTACTTGGAGCATTAGCTGCTGGGCACTTGGCAAGAGCTCATCAGGAACTTGGAAGAGGATAA
- the sucD gene encoding succinate--CoA ligase subunit alpha, giving the protein MILLNEDTKCLVQGITGKQGSFHTEQMLKYNTNIVAGITPGKGGQKFLDKVPIFNSIEEAKDEVDINSSIIFVPAKFAKDAAFEAIRHLDLVVIISEHIPVHDSMKIMAYAKEMETTVIGPNTPGVISPGVGKLGIMPTHIFKEGNVGVISRSGTLTYEIASELTNAGIGQSTAVGIGGDPVTGDNYVDILKRFEKDDDTDAVVLIGEIGGTAEERAGKFIADEMSKPVVSYIAGRTAPPGKRMGHAGAIIQGNSGTVESKTKALNEAGVEVAIKPSEIVDLLKKVM; this is encoded by the coding sequence ATGATTTTATTAAATGAAGATACAAAATGTTTAGTTCAAGGGATAACTGGTAAACAAGGTTCATTTCATACAGAACAAATGTTAAAATACAATACTAATATTGTTGCAGGAATCACTCCTGGAAAAGGCGGTCAAAAATTTTTAGACAAAGTTCCAATTTTCAATTCAATTGAAGAGGCAAAAGATGAAGTCGATATCAATTCTTCAATCATTTTTGTTCCTGCAAAATTTGCGAAAGATGCTGCTTTTGAAGCAATTAGACACTTGGATTTGGTTGTTATTATTTCTGAACATATTCCAGTACATGATAGTATGAAAATCATGGCATATGCAAAAGAAATGGAAACAACAGTCATTGGTCCAAATACTCCAGGAGTTATCTCTCCAGGTGTTGGTAAATTGGGTATTATGCCTACTCATATTTTTAAGGAAGGTAATGTTGGCGTAATTTCAAGAAGCGGTACTTTAACTTATGAAATTGCAAGTGAACTTACCAATGCAGGAATAGGTCAAAGTACAGCTGTCGGTATTGGAGGTGACCCAGTTACCGGTGACAATTATGTTGATATCTTAAAAAGATTCGAAAAAGACGATGATACCGATGCAGTTGTTTTAATTGGTGAAATTGGAGGAACTGCAGAAGAAAGGGCAGGTAAATTCATTGCAGATGAAATGTCCAAACCTGTCGTATCTTATATTGCTGGAAGAACTGCTCCTCCTGGTAAAAGAATGGGACATGCAGGAGCAATTATTCAAGGAAATTCCGGTACTGTAGAAAGTAAAACCAAAGCTTTGAACGAAGCCGGTGTTGAAGTAGCTATCAAACCGTCTGAAATTGTAGATTTACTTAAAAAGGTTATGTAA
- the aroD gene encoding type I 3-dehydroquinate dehydratase, protein MYSQTKIAIPILEENCKQVIEVANDCIGKGADILEFRIDGLKNPDINEIKKTIEEISFPMIATNRISNEGGFFKGSEEERFEILYECCDLVDYVDIELQSDDEYINKIHDTGVKTIVSYHDFKKTPKLNEILYIVEKEQELGDIAKVAFMPQDLEDTLTILAVLSHCKDTIAISMGDLGSYTRVMASKFDSPITFAAGRDATAPGQIDIETMRALLNMDLNIMD, encoded by the coding sequence ATGTATTCACAGACAAAAATTGCAATTCCAATACTTGAAGAAAACTGCAAACAAGTAATTGAAGTAGCTAATGATTGCATTGGAAAAGGAGCCGATATTTTAGAATTTAGAATTGACGGTTTGAAGAATCCTGATATCAATGAAATCAAAAAGACAATTGAAGAAATCAGTTTTCCAATGATAGCTACCAATAGAATCAGCAATGAAGGCGGATTCTTTAAAGGCAGTGAAGAAGAAAGATTCGAAATTTTATACGAATGTTGCGATTTAGTAGACTATGTAGACATTGAACTTCAATCTGATGATGAATACATTAATAAGATTCATGATACCGGCGTAAAAACAATCGTTTCCTATCATGATTTTAAAAAAACACCTAAACTTAATGAAATTTTGTATATTGTTGAAAAGGAACAGGAACTTGGAGATATTGCAAAAGTTGCTTTCATGCCACAAGATCTGGAAGACACATTAACCATATTGGCCGTTCTTTCCCATTGCAAAGATACAATAGCTATTTCCATGGGAGATTTGGGCAGTTATACAAGAGTTATGGCGTCAAAATTTGATTCACCGATAACTTTTGCCGCCGGAAGGGATGCAACAGCACCAGGTCAAATCGATATTGAAACAATGAGAGCATTGCTGAATATGGATTTAAATATAATGGATTAG
- a CDS encoding S24/S26 family peptidase, whose protein sequence is MAKKIILALIILILIIIGLFTFTNLGGDSVDVYLDGENVTVTTHTISNIDTASLNSEICNYTFNVMNDSISDTETLKNGISDICSYYGIENPEINIDSSLGPNQIPVIVHVDGTSMLPTLQDGQDVLLNKTHNIHVGDIVVAESDEYGPIIKRVSEIDENMIHLVSDNKNISYEYINGELYEVKGIETWVDISDINGVVISY, encoded by the coding sequence ATGGCTAAAAAGATTATTTTAGCTTTAATAATACTTATTTTGATTATTATAGGATTATTCACATTTACAAACCTCGGCGGAGATTCTGTAGATGTTTACCTCGATGGGGAAAACGTTACTGTTACAACCCATACCATTTCAAACATTGATACTGCCAGTTTGAATTCGGAAATCTGCAATTATACTTTCAATGTAATGAATGACAGCATATCCGACACAGAGACACTTAAAAATGGAATTTCCGACATTTGCAGTTATTATGGTATTGAAAATCCTGAAATCAACATCGATTCAAGTTTGGGTCCTAATCAGATACCTGTTATTGTCCATGTTGATGGAACCTCAATGCTTCCAACACTTCAAGACGGACAAGATGTTCTATTGAATAAAACCCACAATATCCATGTTGGAGATATTGTTGTAGCCGAATCAGATGAATACGGGCCGATTATAAAAAGAGTCAGCGAAATCGATGAAAATATGATTCATTTAGTCAGCGACAATAAAAACATTTCCTACGAATACATCAACGGCGAATTATATGAAGTCAAGGGCATTGAAACCTGGGTTGACATATCTGACATTAATGGTGTTGTGATTTCATATTGA
- a CDS encoding P-II family nitrogen regulator, which translates to MKSIIAIIRQEKFEDVKRELVNVGCEGMTVSEVKGRGSQRGIRESYRGSNYCIDLIPKTRIEIVVKSEELDSHVEAIKKGAFTGNIGDGKIFIQNVENVIRIRTNEDGDKAV; encoded by the coding sequence ATGAAAAGTATTATTGCGATTATCAGACAGGAAAAGTTTGAGGATGTAAAAAGGGAATTGGTAAACGTTGGCTGTGAAGGAATGACAGTTTCAGAAGTAAAAGGAAGAGGAAGTCAAAGAGGAATAAGAGAATCCTATAGGGGATCAAACTATTGTATTGATTTAATTCCTAAAACACGCATAGAAATTGTTGTAAAAAGTGAAGAACTTGATTCACATGTAGAAGCAATTAAAAAAGGAGCATTCACCGGAAACATTGGGGATGGAAAGATTTTCATTCAGAATGTGGAAAATGTAATTAGAATAAGAACTAACGAAGATGGGGATAAAGCAGTGTAG